The following proteins come from a genomic window of Deltaproteobacteria bacterium:
- the serA gene encoding phosphoglycerate dehydrogenase — MPNKSIFYREPIKVLLLENIHSCAKELFENRGYVVREIPRSLSAEELAEEIVDINILGIRSKTKVTQEHLERASELLAIGCFGVGTNQVPLEAASKGGVAVFNAPFSSTRSVAELAVGNMIALARRIADSSAKMHNGLWEKSASNCIEVRNKVIGIVGYGHIGQQVGLLAEAVGLHVIFFDQLKKLPLGRAKPVSSFSELLQQSDFVSLHVPAKKDSRPLMDVEEFGRMKKGSYLINLGRGNLVNLQALKQTIASGHIAGAAIDVYPKEPSSNKEEFRCELAGVENIILTPHIGGSTREAQRDIGLEVSSSLIDFVDTGNSLGAVNFPEASLTPSQDTHRILNVHSNVPGVLTHINEIVSSVGANVEAQYLVTRDKIGYLIMDLNKELSKSVSEMISKLPTSIKTRVLY, encoded by the coding sequence ATAAAAGTATTACTACTTGAAAATATTCACTCTTGCGCTAAGGAACTGTTCGAGAATCGTGGCTACGTGGTACGGGAAATTCCTCGTTCGCTCTCGGCAGAAGAGTTAGCGGAAGAAATAGTAGATATTAACATCCTCGGGATCCGCTCTAAGACAAAGGTTACACAAGAGCATTTGGAGCGTGCCAGCGAGTTGTTGGCCATTGGTTGTTTTGGTGTTGGGACTAATCAAGTTCCGCTGGAAGCAGCCTCTAAAGGCGGAGTTGCAGTTTTTAATGCCCCATTTAGCAGCACTAGGAGTGTGGCGGAATTGGCGGTAGGCAATATGATTGCATTAGCGCGAAGAATAGCGGACTCAAGCGCAAAAATGCATAATGGCTTATGGGAAAAGAGCGCCTCTAACTGCATAGAAGTGCGAAATAAGGTTATAGGGATCGTTGGCTATGGACATATAGGACAACAGGTTGGGCTGCTTGCTGAAGCTGTGGGCTTACACGTAATTTTTTTCGATCAGCTAAAAAAACTGCCTTTGGGTCGCGCAAAACCAGTGAGCTCTTTTTCTGAACTATTGCAACAGTCCGATTTCGTGAGCCTACACGTTCCAGCAAAAAAGGATTCTCGTCCATTAATGGATGTCGAAGAGTTTGGCCGGATGAAAAAGGGCTCATATTTGATTAATCTCGGCCGCGGAAATTTAGTAAACCTCCAAGCTCTAAAACAGACCATAGCGAGTGGCCATATTGCAGGGGCTGCTATAGACGTTTATCCTAAGGAACCCAGCAGTAACAAAGAAGAGTTTCGGTGCGAGCTAGCTGGTGTTGAAAATATTATTTTGACTCCCCACATTGGGGGTAGCACTCGGGAAGCCCAGAGAGATATTGGCCTAGAAGTGTCGTCAAGTCTCATAGATTTTGTCGACACCGGAAATTCTCTTGGAGCGGTTAATTTCCCAGAGGCCAGTTTAACCCCCTCACAGGATACTCACAGGATACTAAATGTTCATTCGAATGTTCCGGGTGTCCTTACCCACATAAACGAGATCGTTTCTAGCGTTGGTGCTAATGTGGAAGCGCAGTATTTAGTCACTCGCGATAAAATTGGTTACCTCATAATGGATCTAAACAAAGAACTATCGAAAAGTGTAAGCGAGATGATTAGCAAACTGCCCACGAGCATTAAGACGCGGGTGTTGTACTAG